A genomic region of Tamandua tetradactyla isolate mTamTet1 chromosome 2, mTamTet1.pri, whole genome shotgun sequence contains the following coding sequences:
- the LOC143662226 gene encoding olfactory receptor 2L13, which produces MDKWNQTSNDFILLGLFPPNQTGLLLLTLVILIFFIASVGNSVMIHLIRLDPRLHTTMYLLLSQLSLMDLMYISSTVPKMVFNFLSGQKGISFLGCGLQSFFFLTMACSEGLLLASMAYDRYVAICHPLHYPIRMSKMICVQMIIGSWILGSINSLAHTVYALHLPYCQSRVIDHFFCDVPAMLPLACMDTWVYEYMVFVSTSLFLFLPFLGTTTSYGRVLFTVYHMHSKEGRKKAFTTCSTHLTVVTFYYAPFVYTYLRPRKLRSPREDKILAVFYTILTPMLNPMIYSLRNKEVLGAMKRVFGTSSSMEE; this is translated from the coding sequence ATggataaatggaatcaaacttCAAATGACTTCATTTTGTTGGGTTTGTTTCCCCCAAATCAAACTGGACTGCTTCTCTTGACCCTCGTCATCCTTATATTCTTTATCGCCTCAGTGGGAAATTCAGTCATGATTCACCTCATACGTTTGGATCCCCGTCTCCACACAACGATGTACCTTCTGCTCAGCCAGCTCTCCCTCATGGACCTGATGTACATCTCCAGTACGGTACCCAAGATGGTGTTCAACTTCCTTTCTGGCCAGAAAGGCATCTCCTTCCTGGGGTGTGGGTTGCAAAGCTTTTTCTTCTTGACAATGGCATGTTCTGAAGGTTTActgctggcctccatggcttatGACCGTTATGTCGCCATTTGTCACCCCCTTCATTATCCCATCCGTATGAGTAAAATGATTTGTGTCCAGATGATCATAGGATCTTGGATTTTGGGGTCCATCAACTCCTTGGCACACACAGTCTATGCCCTCCACCTTCCTTACTGCCAGTCTAGAGTCATTGATCACTTCTTTTGTGATGTACCAGCCATGTTGCCTCTTGCATGCATGGACACCTGGGTCTATGAGTACATGGTGTTTGTGAGTACAAGcctgtttctcttccttcctttccttggcACCACTACTTCCTATGGCAGGGTGCTTTTCACAGTCTATCATATGCactcaaaagagggaagaaaaaaggcTTTCACTACCTGTTCAACACATTTAACTGTAGTGACCTTTTActatgctccttttgtctacacTTATCTTCGGCCCAGGAAGCTTCGTTCAccaagagaagataagattttgGCAGTCTTCTACACCATCCTCACCCCCATGCTCAATCCCATGATCTACAGCCTAAGGAATAAGGAGGTACTGGGTGCCATGAAAAGAGTGTTTGGGACATCCTCTTCCATGGAAGAATAG